One window of Longimicrobium sp. genomic DNA carries:
- the sufD gene encoding Fe-S cluster assembly protein SufD: MTDTTTATAPVGVFTRDQVHILGARKLEPDWLLEARLAGYDAFAAAPMPSRAEEDWRYSWQKLGKVLDFEAYAFPEERGPVSAREQLPAALQALMGEDRVEGEARLAQVDASVVWRELPDDLAAQGVVVTSLEAAVREHPELVRKHLGTAVKPEIGKFAALNAAYWTGGLFVYVPRNVKVELPLRAYRWIGDAGTAVLGRTLVIAEAGAEVAVVDELGSGDFGRTALHAGAAEIFADEGATVVYTSVQRFGRGVVHLQTDRLVAGRDAKITMLYSTMGADFARVDAQCAMREPGSHVDMLGIYIAQGDQHFDHETLQDHVAPHASSNLLFKGALDDEARSVFRGLIRVHPRAQRTDAYQTNRNLVLSSKARADSLPNLEIQADDVRCSHAATVGELDEEEVFYLRSRGIPTTEAVRLVVFGFFAEVLDQLPMEGVRRELLATVERKLARKG, encoded by the coding sequence GTGACCGATACGACGACCGCCACCGCGCCCGTGGGCGTGTTCACGCGCGACCAGGTGCACATCCTGGGCGCGCGCAAGCTGGAGCCCGACTGGCTGCTCGAGGCGCGGCTGGCCGGGTACGACGCCTTCGCCGCCGCACCGATGCCCAGCCGCGCGGAGGAGGACTGGCGCTACTCGTGGCAGAAGCTGGGGAAGGTGCTGGACTTCGAGGCCTACGCCTTTCCCGAGGAGCGCGGCCCCGTCTCCGCCCGCGAGCAGCTTCCCGCGGCGCTCCAGGCGCTGATGGGCGAGGACCGCGTGGAGGGCGAGGCGCGGCTGGCGCAGGTGGACGCCTCCGTGGTCTGGCGCGAGCTCCCCGACGACCTCGCCGCGCAGGGGGTGGTCGTCACCTCGCTCGAAGCGGCGGTGCGCGAGCACCCCGAGCTGGTGCGGAAGCATCTCGGCACCGCGGTGAAGCCGGAGATCGGCAAGTTCGCGGCGCTGAACGCGGCGTACTGGACGGGCGGACTCTTCGTCTACGTCCCCCGCAACGTGAAGGTGGAGCTGCCGCTGCGCGCCTACCGCTGGATCGGCGACGCGGGCACCGCCGTCCTCGGCCGCACGCTGGTGATCGCCGAGGCGGGCGCCGAGGTGGCCGTGGTCGACGAGCTGGGCTCGGGCGACTTCGGGCGCACCGCGCTGCACGCCGGCGCGGCGGAGATCTTCGCGGACGAGGGCGCCACCGTGGTCTACACCTCCGTCCAGCGCTTCGGGCGCGGCGTGGTGCATCTCCAGACCGACCGCCTCGTCGCGGGGCGCGACGCGAAGATCACCATGCTCTACAGCACCATGGGCGCCGACTTCGCCCGCGTCGACGCGCAGTGCGCCATGCGCGAGCCGGGGAGCCACGTGGACATGCTGGGGATCTACATCGCCCAGGGCGACCAGCACTTCGACCACGAGACGCTGCAGGACCACGTGGCCCCGCACGCCAGCAGCAACCTGCTGTTCAAGGGCGCGCTGGACGACGAGGCGCGGTCCGTCTTCCGCGGGCTGATCCGCGTGCACCCCAGGGCGCAGCGGACCGACGCGTACCAGACCAACCGCAACCTTGTGCTGAGCTCCAAGGCGCGGGCGGACAGTCTCCCCAACCTGGAGATCCAGGCGGACGACGTGCGCTGCTCGCACGCGGCCACGGTGGGCGAGCTGGACGAGGAGGAGGTGTTCTACCTCCGCTCGCGCGGCATCCCCACCACCGAGGCGGTGCGGCTGGTGGTGTTCGGCTTCTTCGCCGAGGTGCTGGACCAGCTGCCGATGGAGGGCGTGCGCCGCGAGCTGCTGGCCACGGTGGAGCGCAAGCTGGCGCGGAAGGGCTGA
- a CDS encoding non-heme iron oxygenase ferredoxin subunit — MAFVKVAPLSALPEGGALGVEVAGRRIALARVDGEVYAFADNCSHRDFPLSHGEVDAEARTITCEWHGAAFCLRTGEPLCPPAVRPIAVYPAKIEDGAVWVEIGDEPAPAAPVGGLRSLGI; from the coding sequence GTGGCGTTCGTGAAGGTGGCGCCGCTCTCCGCGCTCCCGGAGGGCGGCGCGCTGGGCGTGGAGGTGGCCGGGCGGCGCATCGCGCTGGCGCGGGTGGACGGCGAGGTGTACGCGTTCGCCGACAACTGCTCGCACCGCGACTTTCCGCTCAGCCACGGCGAGGTGGACGCGGAGGCGCGCACCATCACCTGCGAGTGGCACGGCGCCGCCTTCTGCCTGCGCACCGGCGAGCCCCTCTGCCCGCCCGCCGTCCGCCCCATCGCCGTCTACCCCGCGAAGATCGAGGACGGCGCGGTGTGGGTGGAGATCGGCGACGAGCCCGCGCCGGCGGCTCCGGTGGGCGGGCTGCGGAGTCTGGGAATCTAG
- a CDS encoding cysteine desulfurase: MTLSTLETVSPASPALDVERIRADFPILHQEVNGHRLVYLDNAASTQKPAAVIEAIDRFYRRDNANVHRGIHELSHRATEAYEQARGKVARLLGIEDEGELVWTKGTTEGLNLIAYTWGQANLRAGDEILLSVLDHHSNLVPWQLLAQRTGARLRFLDIDEQGRLDLSALDDLLTERTRLVSINHISNALGTINPVSEIAARAHAVGAVMVVDGAQSAPHLPVDVPSLGCDFYAFSGHKMCGPTGIGGLWGRRELLEAMPPFHGGGDMIDLVELERSTYAPLPLKFEAGTPHIAGAIGLGAAADYLASVGRDAILAHERHLMAYAMERLGEIPELTIHGPRDPAERSGVVSFTLADVHPHDLATILDGYGIAIRAGHHCCQPLMRRLCLPATARASFYLYSGTDDVDRLADALHKAREMFGY, encoded by the coding sequence ATGACCCTCTCGACGCTCGAAACCGTATCGCCCGCATCGCCCGCGCTGGACGTGGAGCGCATCCGGGCCGACTTCCCGATCCTGCACCAGGAAGTCAACGGCCATCGCCTTGTCTACCTCGACAACGCCGCGTCGACGCAGAAGCCGGCGGCCGTGATCGAGGCCATCGACCGCTTCTACCGCCGCGACAACGCCAACGTCCACCGCGGCATCCACGAGCTCTCGCACCGGGCCACCGAGGCGTACGAGCAGGCGCGCGGCAAGGTGGCCCGCCTCCTCGGCATCGAGGACGAGGGCGAGCTGGTCTGGACGAAGGGGACCACCGAGGGGCTCAACCTCATCGCCTACACCTGGGGGCAGGCCAACCTCCGCGCGGGCGACGAGATCCTCCTCTCCGTCCTCGACCACCACTCCAACCTCGTCCCCTGGCAGCTGCTGGCGCAGAGGACGGGGGCCCGGCTGCGCTTCCTGGACATCGACGAGCAGGGGCGGCTGGACCTCTCCGCGCTCGACGACCTGCTGACCGAGCGCACGCGGCTGGTCTCCATCAACCACATCTCCAACGCGCTGGGGACGATCAACCCCGTGTCGGAGATCGCCGCCCGCGCGCACGCCGTGGGCGCGGTGATGGTGGTGGACGGCGCCCAGTCCGCCCCCCATCTCCCCGTGGACGTGCCCTCGCTGGGATGCGACTTCTACGCGTTCAGCGGCCACAAGATGTGCGGCCCCACGGGGATCGGCGGGCTGTGGGGGCGGCGCGAGCTGCTCGAGGCCATGCCGCCCTTCCACGGCGGCGGCGACATGATCGACCTGGTGGAGCTGGAGCGCTCGACGTACGCGCCGCTGCCGCTGAAGTTCGAAGCAGGGACGCCGCATATCGCGGGCGCCATCGGCCTCGGCGCGGCGGCGGACTACCTGGCGTCCGTCGGCCGCGACGCGATCCTCGCGCACGAGCGGCACCTGATGGCGTACGCGATGGAGCGCTTGGGCGAGATCCCCGAGCTCACCATCCACGGTCCGCGCGACCCGGCGGAGCGCTCGGGGGTGGTCAGCTTCACCCTGGCCGACGTGCACCCGCACGACCTCGCGACGATCCTGGACGGCTACGGGATCGCCATCCGCGCGGGGCACCACTGCTGCCAGCCGCTGATGCGCCGCCTCTGCCTCCCCGCGACCGCGCGCGCGTCGTTCTACCTCTACAGCGGCACCGACGACGTGGACCGCCTGGCCGACGCGCTGCACAAGGCGCGGGAGATGTTCGGCTACTGA
- a CDS encoding SUF system NifU family Fe-S cluster assembly protein — MSLPLDAVYQEVILKHYRSAARRGDMDAPDAVVTMRNPTCGDDIVLQLKMSGERIEDVRFKGQGCAISQASASMMSNLIAGKTFAEAEPLLARFREMIHGDAEAARDKTLGELRALSGVSRLPRRVKCAMLPWDALEEARKQVDAAE; from the coding sequence ATGAGCCTTCCGCTCGACGCGGTCTACCAGGAAGTCATCCTCAAGCATTACCGCAGCGCCGCGCGCCGTGGCGACATGGACGCGCCCGACGCCGTCGTCACCATGCGCAACCCCACCTGCGGCGACGACATCGTGCTGCAGTTGAAGATGAGCGGCGAGCGCATCGAGGACGTGCGCTTCAAGGGGCAGGGGTGCGCCATCTCGCAGGCGTCGGCGTCGATGATGAGCAACCTGATCGCCGGCAAGACGTTCGCCGAGGCCGAGCCGCTGCTGGCGCGCTTCCGCGAGATGATCCACGGCGACGCCGAGGCCGCGCGCGACAAGACGCTCGGCGAGTTGCGCGCGCTCTCCGGCGTGTCGCGCCTGCCCCGGCGCGTGAAGTGCGCGATGCTGCCGTGGGACGCGCTGGAGGAAGCGCGCAAGCAGGTCGACGCCGCGGAGTGA